A window of Procambarus clarkii isolate CNS0578487 chromosome 9, FALCON_Pclarkii_2.0, whole genome shotgun sequence contains these coding sequences:
- the LOC138362932 gene encoding tigger transposable element-derived protein 1-like: MSSKKQPAKAGVCKGKKEAITVEVKKEIIAKHERGIRVVDLAREYGRAPSTISTILKGKDKYKTLDGAKGVSKLTSKRPKLLEDVERLLLVWMNERQLHGDCVSEAIVCAKARMLYVDLVRKIPGASSQDEVFRASRGWFENFKKRSGIHSVVRHGEAASSDKGAAEAFVPEFQKFVDQEQFLPQVFNCDETGLFWKKLTKRTYITQEEQSLPGHKPMKDRLTLVLCANASGDCKVKPLLVYHSENPRVFKAFKVHKTRLNVMWRSNKRSWVTQIFFSEWVNDVFGTTVRNYLVDKQLPLKALLVLDNAPAHPRQLQDDLFPENQFITIKFLPPNTTPLLQPMDQQVIANFKKLYMKALLERCVHVIDTTELTLRQFWKEQFNIMGALRLIDKAWEGVSRRTLHSAWRNLWPEGVPERDFEGFGPAPASASAPVDDPEALLVDDIVALGHTLGLEVDAADVQELVEEHSDELTTEELLELQKELVQQEVQELSSGEEEVCEDAIPSSEIRDVLGMFEKVTAFAEKHHPEKAVTTRCVNLFNDNVLSRFRDILQRRQVTSASDTRYGQWTGWEETC; encoded by the coding sequence ATGTCGTCCAAGAAGCAGCCTGCGAAAGCAGGAGTttgcaaggggaagaaagaggcaaTCACTGTGGAAGTGAAGAAAGAGATCATAGCAAAGCACGAGCGTGGTATTCGTGTGGTTGATCTTGCCAGGGAGTATGGCAGGGCTCCCTCAACAATATCCACCATACTGAAGGGCAAGGATAAATATAAGACGCTTGACGGGGCCAAAGGAGTTAGCAAGCTCACCAGCAAACGTCCAAAACTCCTGGAAGATGTGGAACGGCTACTGCTGGTGTGGATGAATGAACGACAATTGCATGGCGATTGTGTCTCTGAAGCTATCGTTTGCGCTAAGGCTAGGATGCTGTATGTGGACCTTGTCAGGAAGATACCAGGTGCGTCGTCTCAAGATGAGGTATTTAGGGCAAGCCGTGGCTGGTTTGAGAACTTTAAGAAAAGGAGTGGTATACACAGTGTTGTgcgacatggggaggctgccagctctgataaaggTGCTGCTGAGGCTTTTGTGCCAGAGTTCCAGAAATTTGTTGATCAGGAGCAGTTTCTGCCACAAGTTTTCAATTGTGACGAGACCGGCCTTTTTTGGAAAAAACTGACGAAGAGGACCTACATCACGCAAGAGGAACAATCATTGCCTGGCCACAAACCGATGAAGGATCGCCTTACTCTCGTGCTCTGCGCCAATGCAAGTGGCGATTGCAAGGTCAAGCCGCTGCTCGTCTATCACTCAGAAAATCCACGTGTGTTCAAAGCGTTTAAGGTTCACAAGACACGGCTGAATGTGATGTGGAGGTCGAACAAGAGGTCCTGGGTCACGCAGATCTTCTTTAGTGAGTGGGTAAATGACGTTTTCGGCACCACAGTGAGAAATTATCTCGTCGACAAGCAGTTACCACTCAAGGCCTTGCTTGTGCTCGATAATGCACCTGCGCATCCTCGCCAACTGCAAGATGATCTGTTCCCTGAAAATCAGTTTATCACCATCAAGTTTCTTCCTCCAAACACCACGCCACTCCTCCAACCCATGGATcagcaggtcattgctaattttAAGAAGCTCTATATGAAGGCCTTGTTGGAGAGATGTGTTCATGTGATTGACACCACAGAGCTGACCCTCAGACAATTCTGGAAGGAGCAGTTCAATATCATGGGGGCCTTGCGTTTGATAGATAAGGCCTGGGAAGGGGTGTCACGGAGAACCCTACACTCTGCATGGCGAAACCTGTGGCCTGAGGGTGTCCCTGAGCGAGACTTCGAAGGTTTCGGTCCTGCACCTGCATCTGCATCCGCACCTGTGGATGACCCGGAGGCTCTTTTAGTGGATGATATTGTCGCTCTGGGACACACACTGGGTCTGGAGGTGGATGCCGCTGATGtgcaggagttggtggaggaGCACAGTGATGAACTGACCACCGAGGAACTCCTGGAACTGCAGAAAgagctggtgcaacaggaggtACAGGAGCTCTCATCGGGGGAGGAGGAGGTCTGCGAGGATGCTATCCCATCTAGTGAGATCAGGGACGTGCTGGGCATGTTCGAAAAGGTGACAGCATTTGCGGAAAAGCATCACCCTGAGAAGGCGGTGACAACACGGTGCGTGAACCTGTTTAATGACAATGTGCTGTCTCGATTTAGGGACATCCTCCAACGAAGACAAGTGACAAGTGCAAGTGACACGCGATATGGTCAGTGGACAGGGTGGGAAGAGACGTGCTAG